In the genome of Acanthopagrus latus isolate v.2019 chromosome 4, fAcaLat1.1, whole genome shotgun sequence, the window atatgatacgtgtgtgtgtatatatatatatatatatatatatatatatatatatatatatatatatatatatatatatatattgtccTCTGTCGCTATAACTTCTTGGAGACTCACCAAGTGAGGAGGGAGGTCAGtgaacaaaaccaaacatgggTATAATTAAACTAAAAAATGTGTGCCTAAGTCAGGTCAGATACATGTTCATGAGTCTTGGTGTACTTGATTGTGATTCACCCCTAGCGAAGTGAGTTTGACTGCagaattgtttgtgtttgtgtattcagccccaaacagccagattactaTACTGTGCAAGAACACATGGACACATGTCAGTGTATTTGAATCTTTCCTCTCTGTAACTTTATGTTCATTAATTAAAGTACATTTCtcttccagctccagtcagcatgCTGCATTACAGAAACACTggacaatggaggtcacctctgaAGATCACTGGTGCTGTCAGGTtgataaaagataaagatttaaaaagtaaacagcTCAGGATCAAAGCAAAATCTGACATGACTCTGGGTGTTCATTCCTgcagaaggtctggctctgcacctgacTCTCTCTGCCCACACAACACTCAAcaaacatcttcttttttattttggttgacATACCtaagatgtaaaaatgtattaatttattgtttcagCAACTGGAATTCATCAGTTGGAAGGACAGCATACAAATCACACATTATTTTCCAAATAATTACTGCCAGTTTCTATGATTCTTTAATATGAAAATTGACATGATTAAAAGAcgtgaaataaaacattatcaaTATCAGCAACATCAGCAAATAAAGTATATACGTATACATAGTAACTACAGGAAggcatttgtttgtgttcttttgaCCATATTTCTTAAGATCTTACACATTTGCTTTGGATGATGTGATTGAAAATGAAGACACATAAGAGAATGCTCTGTATTTGGCTTTTTAAAGCTTTACCAACAAGCCAAAGGACATTAAACTTAAGTCATGATTGGTTttatactgtttgtttgtccacACTTGCCATCAGATAACCGTGCCAGCAACACTGGAGTGGGCTATAAATCAAAGAATAAGAGAGTTTCCCCACCATAGAAATGCAGCATCCTTGTCTTAAACCAGATTTAACATAAACAACTACGACACAGTCTCGTGTCCTTCCTCACCTGTGGTAGCGGCTAGCGATACAAGCAGCCTGCATTACCATAGGAGCTGGGAGGCCAGTGAAAGGCTCGCTCTGCTGCCTGCCCGGTAGCCCCCTAACAGGATTAAGGGGGAAATGGTGAGGTGGTGCTCCCACTTGGTGTAACTCACTCTGATGTGATTTCCATTTGTCTGGCCTGGCCCATACTCTCCCCTCGGTCTAATCCTTCACTATTCTCATCGTCGTCCATGAGCCACGTTAATCTGCTGGCAGGCATTAGGAGGAGAGGCTTCCttacacacactctgtctgacaaacacagaagggAAGGGTTGGTTTTCACTGGGAGCACACAGCATCATGCAGTGTCTGTGGAAAGTTGATGGTAAGACTACTGTtataaattatattataatatactTATCAATTAACTTGTTGCTTTTTGCTAGCTATCATTAACTCTATTATATGTCGCtggctctgctctgcagcagttcagtgttgtgtttcatatgtcactgttttatgtgtttgtgaaaaGAACCATACATTGGCTCAGGTCAACCATATATTGACAGATTTCCACcttattttcagaaaataaccaacacagacacaatagCTGCCTGTAAAGCTGAACAGGGACATTAGAATTTggtgttgaaaagaaaacctgtgcTGAAAAATGAGAAGCGTATCAGTGAAAAATACACCAAAATACAGGAAAAACCccttcagtattttatttttcagtggaaCATATTTCAGTGCTAACTATATGTTTAAGTGCCAACAcaactttttcaaatacaaataatttgatttttttctttttcacaaaacaaggttttgttttttcagtgttgattaTGTCACTGTTCTATTTCTATGCCATTTGAAGTCAAATATTCACTCCTCTTGGAGTTTCAGTTTAGCCTCCAATGAATCCTTAgactctttagctgctaaatccTCCACTGTGTTGACTAGAAAGATGCAGTATGTGTCCCTTGTTTGTTGCTGGGCAGGTGTTGTACAGTGGGTTTATCAATGCAAtgctttcactgaaaacagctgctggaaatGATGTTTCGACAAGAGCAGTCAgagtgaaacaaacagtgaaacaaacaggTGTGATACAAGAATGTCTGCAGTGTACTCCCTGTAGCATAGGAGCAGTGACACTGAACCAAGAGAGGAGAAGGTGGTAGGTCAAAATAATGAGCTAAGAGTCTAAAAAGGCTCCGTACAGGTTAGGGGAACTGCAGTGTTGGTGACTGTGTCATTTAATATATTGTGAAAATACTGAGATTGGAGCAGACTCAATTACACAATTGATTTGGGCACCAGATGCCATGATTCTGCTCAGTTTTATTTGAACACATATTTCCTGGTTTAAATTGACTAGTGCCTTGCccataggaagcatgtattcctatagaaaagtgggaggttatgtagctttttcatggatggcaaaatgaggttgtgtttgaaggtgggacgtcagggatataattggctgtttttgactacttttgattataccattatatttcacctttaaaactATTTACTgtgccttgtttggtgtcattattttcagcacaacctcacatgtatgactgtacagtattttttttcattttgacacacaatattaacactaaaaaaaagaaaaagttagattttttactatgaaaatcacaaatatgtttaatgaaccaattgcattagttataatgcaaatataaattgttgtttgctaaatgtgtgcataagtttttgaaatttacaaagttatatgtaactatttacatataaatgcaggcaatgcctcaggctcagggctcctcagctcattcctgcctgttccacattcagtagtctcctccttgttttgactcacaacacaaaaaatgactacactccacactaaacacactacactaaacactatataacatactaactatacactccaaataCGCTacatgtcacaaatctctcaactctcaaaactcgctatctgttgctgtctgtatcaccgccggcatccctcacacaacttctgGTGTTCTTCAccaaccaaacttgctgcttgcggacactttcatgacaaaaacCAGTTTTCACCATTTCTTCCTgaaccagacacaaagcaaaagtgacggcaatgttcgcgaaagAGCGTAGtagacattatttaccctaagtccggttttggacaTGCTGATGCGTTCGGTCTATcaactcaggaggtgggccgtgtgggggtgggctagcagctagctacacatgaacatccacagattccaattccactttgttgtccttgcgtatccggatctcctcagaccggcACAtactcggtccggactcgtttgATCTCATTAATCCACtacagtcagtttagatgcacagaacgggaccgaaccgccggcaaaacTCCGGTCCATCTCGCACCGCTGCAGGTGTAAATCCACTTGTTTtttaaggtatgtcgtggaagtgagctctgcagtgattggctctggtgcccacgtggctatggtgtgcagtgattagctctggtgcgcacatgactgtggtggctaTGATTGACAATGCTTGCggaattcgtaaagcatttatgaaataatttattaacggtgtcactgtagtccaaacaaatgcgacgttgcacacccttgagccatgcagcagccatgttgaaactctcagatcagtctgatcctgatctgcagagatatttgaggcacacatacacagagagacacatacacacacacagacagattccttgcttttatagagagatatagCTGTACCAAGTCAGGGTGTCGGATGTGTAACTGTTTCTGGGAAAACTGTAGGGTGTATTGTGGTATCACTGTGTCTGCACAGAGACGCTGTAACCTGGTTTCAGGGATTGTATCTGGCCACCTGTCCAGAGACACAGCATTACGGTGGATGGATGTACTGTATGAACAGTTGTTTGTCAAGTAATACTTGATATGTATGAAACACCCCCAGTGTCACTTCTACATATCTATATGTGTACAGATTAGACAAACAAGGTGTTAATAAGCACATTTATCCAGATCCTGTTTTCTTCTGACTCTAgtctaagctaggctaactatGTCTTGACTCCAGCTACAAacttaacacacaaacatgaggtGAAAGTTGAAGCAACATTACCTAACTTTttcacagcttcagaatcatgttgatagtacagtgtgtacaggGTCTACAGggtaacagggtgaatggtgtctttTTCACTCGTTTCTGCTATaggtaacttcagtgagagggtacATCATGAGTCACATACATGGTTACTTTAACATACAAATTTTCCAGATAAAACATTGTTGTGACatgatatgttttgttttcagttagCACCTTTATGTCTTACGTTTGCACATAAACAGCTTTGATACAGTGTTGACCACAAGACAATTACTAAGATTGTGTGATGCTATTCATGAACTGTACCTTTCTGACTTGAATTTACTTGTGAATTGCAAGTTGATCATTTTGATCTTAAAATACATTCAGCTGCTATATACGATATTTACATGTGTGTCCTTGTCTGTTCCTTTGTGTCTGTTCACAGATGTGAGGCTCCTGACACGAGTGAATGGCCCCTGATATAGCAGATATGACAGCAGAGGAACCCCTGGGCCAAAGGgtgtgcagctctgtgagggAGGTCAAGTTAATGCCTGAGCACGGGCTGAGGGAGGAACTCAAAAGCTGCAACGAAGAAGGAACACATTATCACACAGGCATGCCCAGTGAAGAATGTCCAGCAATCACAGACAGGTAACATAATTTCATCAGAGAGGTaagagcacacagacacagagatggGGAGAGTTTCTGCATCTCTATAATAAAGACTTCTGGGAAAGCATGTCACTTAAGaatgcatgaaataaataagaataataataatgataataataataataccttcaacaactacaacaacaataatgaagGTTGTTTAATGGGTCAGTCAACCTCATCTGTAAAAGCATTGTTTAAGCAGTAAAAATAGATCATGTTTATGTAGTTGATGCCCCCAAGCAACCAATCCTAACACTCTCCCACGAATGATGGAGAAGAGGTGTTCCGACTGGATTGGCATATgcaaacaacactgaaacatatatacatttattgtGGTCCTGCTCATCGGAAACCAAAAGAGGACTTAAATCCTCTTCAGGGGTTTATATTTCCTGGAACCTATAGAAGAGTTGCAAAAATCTTCCTCTTGGTATGGATTAATCAAGCAGTGCCTTTAaagataagttcacccaaaaaatataattcagtcatcatctcctccccctATGCTGAtagtttcgtagtccacaaaatgtttctggagcttcatggcAAAACtgcgctgcagcattctcctgaacaggAGAATTAGTTCACCTGGTATAATTCAAGATTCCAGAAGCCCTTGATTAATTTTAAATATACGCTATCTACACCTTTTTTCACCTTCTAAAGTCAGTGCACAAGCTCGACTATGCGGTATTCAACAAAAGTGCAAAGAGGGTAGGTTAAATTCCTTTTGTTGTATTCCCCCACTCCATAATTCGAGACCTTGAGTCTTTCTATGTGGGGTtatgacatgaaaatgtgtgagaAGCCTTCTCAGAGAATTACCAGCACAGCTCTAGAAAGATAAAAGTTTAtcctcacacactctgctgtccTCTTGTCTTTTGATTGTCAGTCTGTGCAGCGAGGAACCATTCTGCAAGATCTGCCATGAGGGCAGGATCACAGGAGAGCTGCTATCACCCTGTGAATGCTCTGGTAGCCTGGCCATGGTTCACCGAGCCTGCCTTGAGCACTGGCTCACCGCCTCCAACAGCAGCCACTGTGAACTCTGCCACCACCAGTTTGCACTGGAGCGCCTACCGAAACCTCTCACTGAGGTAGGCCCCCAAAATACACTGCATTGTCATGTTGTGTCAGTGTACCACGTCAACAAGCTGCTTCTCAGAATTCAATTCTTGAAGGGTTATATTTGTCCATGCTTTGACATATCAGTCTATGAGGTCTTTGAGACCTTTACCTTCACCCTTATACAGTAAGTACAAATAACTCAAAACCACGTCAAATAAAGCAGAATTATCAGTATGGTTTGATatcatttggggaaaaaatatttttgtttttagataaGCAACTTTTGAAGCAGTCTCCATGGTACAGATGGTACATGTTGACAGCTGTCGCGGTGGCTATGACAATATCACAAGATGGTCCCGAGTTTTATCTAAGATTAGTTCTGATCAGTGCTTGTCATCTCCCacctggactactgcaactcgctcttggctggactcccagcctcCACGACTAAACCGCTGCAGAATTTCCAGAAAGCGTCTCGTTTtcaatctacccaaattctcccatatgaccccctcctccatcacctccactggcttcctgttgtggcTCGCATCTGATTCAGAATAATGTTAGTGGCCTTCGAAGCCATCATCAgaactgcacccatctacctctaaacactggtcagaccacacgccAACCGGCTGGTAccgccatcgctgagagcaaacaaaggaCGCCACAattcttctctgttctggcgCCTTTGTGGTGGAAAGAACTCCTGACCAAAGTCAGGACAGCATAGTCACTTACCATCTTCTAtaaaagactcaagactcacttgttcagacttcacctcgaccccgCATAGCATTACTCTCTCAATTTTTACAGAGGAGTAATAGAAATCAACCTGACTTGAAAAATCACTTGCATCAACTCTACAGCAAGTGATTCAAACCACCAGAATGTCACTGATAcaagcatcagtgacatcagtgattttagatgtctgcacagagcccaaagatactaaaagacaacaccaacccagccacagtctgttcaccctgctgccatctgacaacagatacagaagtatctgttGCCATACCAGCAACAACTGCATCCTGAACTTTTCCTCAATACTCCATTTTTACCTACtgtatgttttcctttttatcagTTAAAGCAAGTGTTCATTTTGCGAGACATCATAGTCTCCTTTCTTTACAAGATGAGGTAAGAAGATGTGTGTCGCATGAACATATCCTTCATTTATGAATACCAGTGTGAGTAACTTTAACTTGAGGGGAAATGGCCAATGCATACAGGAagacctgctgctgttggctgGA includes:
- the zgc:158785 gene encoding E3 ubiquitin-protein ligase MARCHF3; the encoded protein is MTAEEPLGQRVCSSVREVKLMPEHGLREELKSCNEEGTHYHTGMPSEECPAITDSLSSHTLLSSCLLIVSLCSEEPFCKICHEGRITGELLSPCECSGSLAMVHRACLEHWLTASNSSHCELCHHQFALERLPKPLTEWLSSPSMQQQRRTLCGDAVCFLFITPLASLSGWLCVQGAMDLYNTNTMETLGLLVLTLALFTIYVFWTVVSVRYHMHLFKTWKKTDQWVRLQIPFPSHITHNQQTLSINTLPKTPNKETMV